From a region of the Azospirillum formosense genome:
- the thiL gene encoding thiamine-phosphate kinase: MTSPKTARSAPAGRPLGEFGRIDRYFRPLASGFPGARGLADDAAVFGVPADQELVVTTDAMVAGVHFFADDAPADIAAKLLRTNLSDLAAMGAAPYAYTLVTALPKTVGEDWLAGFAAGLGEDQGRFGIALAGGDSVSTSGPITLSVTAFGLVPKGGAVPRWGGRPGDRVYVTGTIGDAALGLRIAYGTLEVADDSARSMLLRRLRRPDPRTTLGPRLVGLATGCLDVSDGLVADLGHLCEESGCAAILESGRVPLSDAARSVIDDDPVRFAMALTGGDDYELLFTAAEDAAPTLAALSAETGVPVTAIGHLLDGPAGEVTVTDAQGRGLDLPTRGWDHF; the protein is encoded by the coding sequence GTGACCAGTCCAAAGACCGCTAGGTCAGCCCCCGCCGGTAGGCCGCTCGGCGAGTTCGGGCGGATCGACCGCTATTTCAGGCCGCTGGCGTCCGGTTTTCCGGGCGCCCGCGGGCTTGCCGACGACGCCGCCGTGTTCGGCGTCCCGGCGGACCAGGAGCTGGTCGTCACCACGGACGCGATGGTCGCCGGCGTCCATTTCTTTGCCGACGACGCGCCCGCCGACATCGCCGCGAAGCTGCTGCGCACCAACCTGTCGGACCTCGCCGCCATGGGGGCGGCCCCCTACGCCTACACGCTGGTCACCGCCCTGCCGAAGACGGTGGGCGAGGACTGGCTGGCCGGCTTCGCCGCCGGCCTTGGCGAGGACCAGGGGCGGTTCGGCATCGCCCTGGCCGGCGGCGACTCGGTCTCGACCTCCGGCCCGATCACCCTGTCGGTGACCGCCTTCGGTCTGGTGCCGAAGGGCGGGGCGGTGCCGCGCTGGGGCGGGCGCCCCGGTGACCGCGTCTACGTCACCGGCACCATCGGCGACGCCGCGCTCGGCCTGCGCATCGCCTACGGCACGCTGGAGGTGGCCGACGACTCGGCGCGCTCCATGCTGCTTCGCCGCCTGCGGCGGCCCGATCCGCGGACCACGCTGGGGCCGCGTCTGGTCGGGCTGGCGACCGGCTGCCTCGACGTCTCCGATGGTCTGGTCGCGGACCTCGGCCATCTTTGCGAGGAGTCGGGCTGCGCCGCGATTCTGGAGTCGGGGCGGGTGCCCCTGTCGGACGCCGCGCGGTCGGTGATCGACGACGACCCGGTGCGTTTCGCCATGGCGCTGACCGGCGGCGACGATTACGAACTGCTCTTCACCGCCGCGGAGGACGCCGCTCCGACGCTCGCCGCCCTGTCGGCGGAGACCGGCGTGCCGGTGACCGCCATCGGCCATCTGCTGGACGGGCCGGCGGGCGAGGTCACGGTGACCGACGCGCAGGGGCGGGGGCTCGACCTGCCGACTCGCGGCTGGGACCATTTCTGA
- the nusB gene encoding transcription antitermination factor NusB: protein MSNDDAAGRAKQKRGSRNRTGGGSAKARRKAARLAAVQALYQIDLNQIEPTGIAVESVIGEFVNHRLGEEIDGAKFVAADPQLFADIVRGAAHRRAEVDGMLASALEPRYALDRLELLMRAILRAGAYELFVHNDTHPRILISEYVDVAHAFFAAREPGMVNGVLDHVARALRPDELAQPDPSRDQSKDR, encoded by the coding sequence ATGAGCAACGACGACGCGGCTGGCCGCGCGAAACAGAAGCGCGGCTCCCGGAACCGGACGGGTGGCGGATCGGCCAAGGCCCGGCGCAAGGCCGCGCGCCTTGCCGCCGTTCAGGCCCTGTACCAGATCGACCTGAACCAGATCGAACCGACCGGCATCGCCGTGGAATCCGTGATCGGCGAATTCGTCAATCACCGGCTGGGGGAGGAGATCGACGGAGCGAAGTTCGTCGCCGCCGACCCGCAGCTGTTCGCCGACATCGTCCGCGGCGCCGCGCACCGCCGGGCGGAGGTCGACGGCATGCTGGCCTCGGCTCTGGAGCCGCGCTACGCGCTGGACCGTCTGGAACTGCTGATGCGCGCCATCCTGCGGGCCGGCGCCTATGAGCTGTTCGTCCACAACGACACGCACCCGCGCATCCTCATCAGCGAGTATGTGGATGTGGCGCACGCCTTCTTCGCGGCGCGCGAGCCGGGGATGGTGAACGGCGTGCTCGACCATGTGGCCCGCGCGCTGCGGCCGGACGAGCTGGCCCAGCCGGACCCCAGCCGTGACCAGTCCAAAGACCGCTAG
- the ribB gene encoding 3,4-dihydroxy-2-butanone-4-phosphate synthase → MTSEFHEYLSRPEEIIEEARQGKMFILVDDEDRENEGDLVIPAQCATPEAVNFMAKYGRGLICLAMDQNHIERLRLPLMAQQNGTRHQTAFTVSIEAREGVTTGISAADRARTIQVAIDPTAGPDAIVTPGHVFPLLARDGGVLVRAGHTEASVDIARMAGMTAAGVICEIMNDDGTMARLPDLVKFAQFHGLKVGTIADLIAYRRRTETIVEQKLAATLDSRFGGRFQMYVYVNKVAYAEHIALVRGDISGDEPVLVRMHALSVLDDVLGDKSAARDGELQASMEMIAREGRGVIVLLREPMANSLTESVLARLEGHDNPTPALRDYGVGAQILLDLGVRDMVLLSNRKKSIIGLEGYGLTVLGHRPIPPQDQ, encoded by the coding sequence ATGACGTCCGAGTTTCACGAGTATCTGTCGCGCCCCGAGGAGATCATCGAGGAGGCGCGCCAGGGCAAGATGTTCATCCTCGTCGATGACGAGGACCGCGAGAACGAAGGCGATCTGGTCATCCCGGCCCAGTGCGCGACTCCCGAGGCCGTGAACTTCATGGCCAAGTACGGGCGCGGCCTGATCTGCCTCGCCATGGACCAGAACCACATCGAGCGGCTGCGCCTGCCGCTGATGGCGCAGCAGAACGGCACCCGCCACCAGACCGCCTTCACCGTCTCCATCGAGGCGCGCGAGGGTGTGACGACCGGCATCTCCGCCGCCGACCGCGCCCGCACCATCCAGGTCGCCATCGACCCGACGGCCGGGCCGGACGCCATCGTGACGCCGGGCCACGTCTTCCCGCTGCTCGCCCGCGACGGCGGCGTGCTGGTCCGCGCCGGCCACACGGAGGCCTCGGTGGACATCGCCCGCATGGCCGGGATGACCGCGGCGGGCGTGATCTGCGAGATCATGAACGACGACGGCACCATGGCCCGCCTGCCGGATCTGGTGAAGTTCGCCCAGTTCCACGGGCTGAAGGTGGGCACCATCGCCGACCTGATCGCCTACCGCCGCCGCACCGAGACGATCGTCGAGCAGAAGCTGGCGGCGACCCTGGACAGCCGCTTCGGCGGGCGCTTCCAGATGTACGTCTACGTCAACAAGGTGGCCTACGCGGAGCACATCGCGCTGGTGCGCGGCGACATCTCCGGCGACGAGCCGGTGCTGGTGCGCATGCACGCCCTGTCGGTGCTGGACGACGTGCTGGGCGACAAGAGCGCCGCGCGCGACGGCGAGCTTCAGGCCTCCATGGAGATGATCGCGCGGGAAGGCCGCGGCGTCATCGTCCTGCTGCGCGAGCCGATGGCCAACAGCCTGACGGAATCGGTGCTGGCGCGGCTGGAAGGTCACGACAACCCGACCCCCGCCCTGCGCGATTACGGCGTGGGCGCGCAGATCCTGCTGGACCTGGGCGTGCGCGACATGGTTCTGCTGTCGAACCGCAAGAAGTCCATCATCGGGCTGGAGGGGTACGGCCTGACCGTGCTCGGCCACCGCCCGATTCCCCCGCAAGACCAGTAA
- a CDS encoding riboflavin synthase, producing MFTGIITDVGRVRAVERQGDTRFTVETAFAMETVPIGASIANNGVCLTVVEKGPGWFAVQASAETLSKTTLGGWAEGTRVNLERALKVGDELGGHIVSGHVDGVATVVEVRADGESKRFTFEAPATLAKYIASKGSVALDGVSLTVNEVDGARFGVNIIPHTQDATTFGALKAGDRVNLEIDMLARYVARLAGQE from the coding sequence ATGTTCACCGGAATCATCACCGATGTTGGGCGCGTTCGGGCCGTGGAACGGCAGGGCGACACCCGGTTCACCGTCGAGACCGCCTTCGCTATGGAGACGGTTCCCATCGGCGCGTCCATCGCCAACAACGGCGTCTGCCTGACCGTGGTCGAGAAGGGGCCGGGCTGGTTCGCCGTCCAGGCTTCCGCCGAAACCCTGTCGAAAACGACGCTGGGCGGCTGGGCCGAGGGCACGCGCGTCAATCTGGAGCGCGCGCTCAAGGTCGGCGACGAGCTGGGCGGGCACATCGTGTCCGGCCATGTCGACGGCGTCGCCACGGTCGTGGAGGTCCGCGCCGACGGCGAGTCGAAGCGCTTCACCTTCGAGGCGCCGGCCACCCTGGCGAAATACATCGCCTCCAAGGGGTCGGTGGCGCTGGACGGCGTGTCGCTGACGGTGAACGAGGTCGATGGTGCGCGCTTCGGCGTGAACATCATCCCGCACACCCAGGATGCGACCACCTTCGGCGCGCTGAAGGCCGGGGATCGGGTGAACCTGGAAATCGATATGCTCGCGCGGTATGTGGCGCGGCTGGCAGGGCAGGAATGA
- the ribD gene encoding bifunctional diaminohydroxyphosphoribosylaminopyrimidine deaminase/5-amino-6-(5-phosphoribosylamino)uracil reductase RibD, translated as MAMQAIHPDDVRHMRAALALAARGLGNTWPNPAVGCVIVRDGVVVGRGWTQPGGRPHAETEALARAGGAARGATAYVTLEPCNHYGKTPPCALALAEAGVARVVVACGDPDPRVAGGGLERLRAAGITVDAGVCEDEAWTLNEGFFRRIQDERPLYTLKAATTLDGRIATHSGQSQWITGPTARAWGHRLRATHDAIMVGIRTALADDPELTCRLPGLGHRSPVRIVVDSRLRLPLTGKLAAGARSVPTWVVTREDADPGRLAVFQDCGLEVIRVPADSAGLPDLVAASAALARRGLTRVLVEGGATLAASLLRANLADRLEWFRAASVMGGDGLPAVHAFGVDGLERMARFRRTDLRPAGDDLVESYVRRG; from the coding sequence ATGGCGATGCAGGCCATCCATCCCGACGATGTCCGCCACATGCGGGCCGCCCTGGCCCTGGCGGCGCGCGGGCTCGGCAACACATGGCCGAACCCGGCGGTGGGCTGCGTCATCGTGCGCGATGGCGTGGTGGTCGGGCGCGGCTGGACCCAGCCGGGCGGACGGCCGCACGCCGAGACGGAAGCGCTGGCCCGCGCCGGCGGTGCCGCGCGCGGAGCGACCGCCTATGTGACGCTGGAGCCCTGCAATCATTACGGGAAAACGCCGCCCTGCGCCCTGGCTCTGGCCGAGGCCGGGGTGGCACGGGTGGTGGTGGCCTGCGGCGATCCCGACCCGCGGGTCGCCGGTGGCGGGCTGGAGCGGCTGCGCGCCGCCGGGATCACCGTGGACGCCGGAGTCTGCGAGGACGAGGCCTGGACGCTCAATGAAGGCTTCTTCCGGCGCATCCAGGACGAACGCCCACTCTATACATTGAAGGCGGCGACGACTCTGGACGGGCGCATCGCCACCCACAGCGGCCAGTCGCAATGGATCACCGGGCCGACGGCGCGGGCCTGGGGGCACCGGCTGCGCGCCACCCACGACGCCATCATGGTCGGCATCCGCACCGCCCTGGCCGACGATCCGGAACTCACCTGCCGCCTGCCGGGACTGGGCCACCGGTCGCCCGTGCGCATCGTGGTGGACAGCCGGCTGCGCCTGCCGCTGACCGGGAAGCTGGCGGCGGGCGCGCGGTCCGTCCCGACCTGGGTGGTCACCCGCGAGGACGCCGACCCGGGCCGTCTGGCCGTCTTCCAGGACTGCGGACTCGAGGTGATCCGCGTGCCCGCCGACTCCGCGGGCCTGCCGGATCTGGTCGCGGCGAGCGCCGCCCTGGCGCGCCGTGGCCTGACCCGCGTGCTGGTGGAGGGCGGCGCCACGCTGGCGGCCTCGCTGCTGCGCGCCAATCTGGCGGACCGGCTCGAATGGTTCCGCGCCGCCTCGGTCATGGGCGGCGACGGGCTGCCGGCGGTCCACGCCTTCGGGGTGGACGGGCTGGAGCGCATGGCGCGGTTCCGCCGGACCGACCTGCGTCCGGCCGGGGACGATCTTGTGGAAAGCTACGTCCGCCGCGGTTGA
- the nrdR gene encoding transcriptional regulator NrdR codes for MRCPFCGHEDTQVKDSRPTEDNSAIRRRRFCPSCSARFTTFERVQLRELTVVKSTGQREPFDREKLLRSMRIALRKRPIDADRIDRVVNSLVRQLESSGESEIPSKQIGEMIMVALQTLDQVAYIRYASVYKDFREASDFNEFVEQLAPEAQNG; via the coding sequence ATGCGCTGCCCGTTCTGCGGACACGAGGACACCCAGGTCAAGGACTCGCGACCGACCGAGGACAACTCGGCGATCCGCAGGCGGCGGTTCTGCCCCAGTTGCAGCGCGCGCTTCACCACCTTCGAGCGCGTTCAGCTCCGTGAGCTGACGGTGGTGAAGAGCACCGGCCAGCGGGAGCCTTTCGACCGCGAGAAGCTCCTGCGCTCCATGCGCATCGCGCTGCGCAAGCGCCCGATCGACGCCGACCGCATCGACCGGGTGGTGAACAGCCTGGTGCGCCAGCTCGAATCCTCCGGCGAGAGCGAGATCCCGTCGAAGCAGATCGGCGAAATGATCATGGTGGCGCTCCAGACGCTCGATCAGGTCGCCTACATCCGCTACGCCTCGGTCTACAAGGACTTCCGCGAGGCGTCGGACTTCAACGAGTTCGTCGAGCAGCTCGCCCCCGAAGCCCAGAACGGGTGA
- the glyA gene encoding serine hydroxymethyltransferase produces MTVTNADPRAEIGRFFAASLAETDPELARAVRDELVRQQEQIELIASENIVSQAVLEAQGSVMTNKYAEGYPGRRYYGGCEYVDVAETLAIERACKLFGCGFANVQPNSGSQANQAVNLALLQPGDTILGMSLAAGGHLTHGAAPNLSGKWFKAVQYGVRRDDHLIDFDEVERLAREHKPKLIIAGGSAYPRVLDYQRFRAIADEVGAYFMVDIAHYAGLIAGGVYPNPFPYADVVTTTTHKTLRGPRGGMVLTNSEEIAKKINSAVFPGLQGGPLMHVIAAKAVAFAEALRPEFKTYAKSVLDNARALSKVLSEGGLDIVSGGTDSHIVLVDLRPKNLTGKAAEASLEHAGMTCNKNGVPFDPQKPMITSGVRLGSPAATTRGFGVAEFEQVGRLIVETLDGLAASNSGDNAAVEAKVREEVRELCRRFPIYPTL; encoded by the coding sequence ATGACCGTGACCAACGCCGACCCCCGCGCCGAGATCGGCCGCTTCTTCGCCGCCTCGCTCGCCGAGACCGATCCCGAACTGGCCCGCGCGGTGCGCGACGAGCTGGTCCGCCAGCAGGAGCAGATCGAGCTGATCGCGTCCGAGAACATCGTCTCCCAGGCGGTGCTGGAGGCCCAGGGCTCGGTCATGACCAACAAGTACGCCGAGGGCTATCCCGGCCGGCGCTACTACGGCGGCTGCGAGTATGTGGACGTGGCCGAAACGCTGGCGATCGAGCGCGCGTGCAAGCTGTTCGGCTGCGGCTTCGCCAACGTCCAGCCGAACTCCGGGTCGCAGGCCAACCAGGCGGTCAACCTCGCCCTGCTCCAGCCGGGCGACACCATCCTCGGCATGTCGCTGGCGGCCGGCGGCCACCTGACCCACGGCGCCGCCCCGAACCTGTCGGGCAAGTGGTTCAAGGCCGTGCAGTACGGCGTGCGCCGTGACGACCACCTGATCGACTTCGACGAGGTCGAGCGTCTGGCCCGCGAGCACAAGCCGAAGCTGATCATCGCCGGCGGCTCGGCCTATCCGCGCGTCCTCGACTACCAGCGCTTCCGCGCCATCGCGGACGAGGTCGGCGCCTACTTCATGGTGGACATCGCCCACTATGCCGGACTGATCGCCGGCGGCGTCTATCCGAACCCGTTCCCCTACGCCGACGTGGTCACCACCACCACCCACAAGACGCTGCGCGGCCCGCGCGGCGGCATGGTGCTGACCAACAGCGAGGAGATCGCCAAGAAGATCAACTCGGCGGTCTTCCCCGGCCTGCAGGGCGGCCCGCTGATGCACGTCATCGCCGCCAAGGCGGTGGCCTTCGCCGAGGCGCTGCGTCCGGAGTTCAAGACCTACGCCAAGAGCGTCCTGGACAACGCCCGCGCCCTGTCGAAGGTGCTGAGCGAGGGCGGGCTGGACATCGTGTCCGGCGGCACCGACAGCCACATCGTGCTGGTCGACCTGCGTCCGAAGAACCTCACCGGCAAGGCCGCCGAGGCGAGCCTGGAGCACGCCGGCATGACCTGCAACAAGAACGGCGTGCCGTTCGACCCGCAGAAGCCGATGATCACTTCCGGCGTCCGCCTGGGCAGCCCGGCGGCCACCACCCGCGGCTTCGGCGTCGCCGAGTTCGAGCAGGTCGGCCGCCTGATCGTCGAGACGCTGGACGGTCTGGCCGCCAGCAACTCCGGCGACAACGCGGCGGTCGAGGCGAAGGTGCGGGAGGAGGTGCGCGAGCTGTGCCGCCGCTTCCCCATCTACCCGACCCTGTAA
- the rpiB gene encoding ribose 5-phosphate isomerase B translates to MTTIAIASDHAGYEMKAQIASWLAGNGYEVLDLGCNGPESVDYPDFATALAGAINGKRAALGVLICGSGIGISIAANRHPGIRAALVHDVTTARLARQHNDANVVALGARIIGAEIAKDCVDAFLKTDFEGGERHSRRIAKMG, encoded by the coding sequence ATGACCACCATCGCGATCGCGTCCGATCACGCGGGGTACGAGATGAAGGCCCAGATCGCCTCCTGGCTGGCCGGCAACGGCTACGAGGTGCTGGACCTCGGCTGCAACGGTCCGGAATCGGTGGACTACCCGGATTTCGCCACGGCGCTGGCGGGTGCCATCAACGGGAAGCGCGCGGCGCTCGGCGTCTTGATCTGCGGCAGCGGCATCGGTATCAGCATCGCGGCGAACCGCCATCCGGGCATCCGTGCCGCCCTGGTGCACGACGTGACCACCGCCCGCCTCGCGCGCCAGCACAACGACGCGAACGTGGTGGCGCTGGGTGCCCGCATCATCGGCGCGGAGATCGCGAAGGATTGCGTGGACGCCTTCCTGAAGACCGATTTCGAGGGCGGTGAGCGGCACAGCCGGCGAATCGCCAAGATGGGATGA
- a CDS encoding MucR family transcriptional regulator, translating to MSDQLRADVPDNELLRMTADIVSAYVSKNVLPAQQIPEVINTVYSSLTGLNTQPREVPSEPLKPAVPIRKSVTPEYIVCLEDGKKLKMLKRHLRSTYNMSPDEYRARWSLPPDYPMVAPNYAAQRSEFAKRIGLGRSSGRQTRRKAG from the coding sequence ATGAGTGACCAGCTTCGCGCCGATGTGCCCGATAACGAGCTTCTGCGGATGACCGCGGACATCGTCTCCGCATATGTCAGCAAGAACGTTCTGCCGGCGCAGCAGATTCCCGAGGTGATCAACACGGTCTACTCGTCGCTGACCGGGCTGAACACGCAGCCCAGAGAAGTTCCTTCGGAGCCCCTGAAGCCCGCCGTGCCGATCCGCAAGTCGGTGACGCCCGAATACATCGTCTGCCTGGAAGACGGCAAAAAGCTGAAGATGCTGAAGCGCCATCTGCGCTCCACATACAACATGTCGCCGGACGAATACCGGGCGCGCTGGAGCCTGCCACCCGATTACCCGATGGTCGCGCCGAACTACGCGGCGCAGCGCTCGGAGTTCGCCAAGCGGATCGGCCTCGGCCGCAGCTCCGGCCGCCAGACCCGCCGCAAGGCCGGCTGA
- a CDS encoding ferritin-like domain-containing protein — MAAKTMQDLLIEELRDIYHAEKQLTKALPKLAKAAHSEQLRAAFESHLEETRGQIERLEQVFEELDTRTRGKHCDAMEGLISEAREIMEMGLAPEVQDAALIAAAQKVEHYEIASYGTVHAYATACGLTKVADLLEQTLNEEKETDKKLNVLAINDVNKKAMQASGQKAA, encoded by the coding sequence ATGGCTGCCAAGACCATGCAGGATCTGCTGATCGAAGAACTCCGCGATATCTACCACGCCGAAAAGCAGCTCACCAAGGCCTTGCCGAAGCTCGCCAAGGCGGCCCATTCCGAGCAGCTCCGCGCGGCCTTCGAATCCCATCTGGAAGAGACCCGCGGCCAGATCGAGCGGCTCGAGCAGGTGTTCGAGGAACTGGACACCCGCACCCGCGGCAAGCATTGCGACGCGATGGAGGGGCTGATCAGCGAAGCCCGCGAAATCATGGAGATGGGCCTCGCCCCGGAGGTTCAGGACGCCGCCCTGATCGCCGCCGCCCAGAAGGTCGAGCATTACGAGATCGCCAGCTACGGCACCGTCCACGCCTACGCCACCGCCTGCGGCCTCACCAAGGTGGCGGATCTGCTGGAGCAGACCCTGAACGAGGAGAAGGAAACCGACAAGAAGCTGAATGTCCTGGCCATCAACGACGTCAACAAGAAGGCCATGCAGGCCAGCGGGCAGAAGGCGGCCTGA
- a CDS encoding DUF488 domain-containing protein, producing MSRPPLYTIGYEGASFDSVLRALKARGVGVLLDVRELPLSRRAGFSKRPLSAGLEEAGIGYVHLKGLGTPKEGRVAAHQGDFDRFWSIVEAKMQTPEAEHDLNRAAALAREKPACLLCFEASPHLCHRLRVGEALHGRFGFTVEHLNPTDLSF from the coding sequence ATGAGCAGACCGCCTCTCTACACCATTGGTTACGAAGGCGCTTCCTTCGACTCCGTGCTGCGCGCATTGAAGGCGCGGGGCGTCGGGGTTCTGCTGGACGTGCGGGAGCTGCCGCTGTCCCGCCGCGCCGGCTTCTCCAAGAGGCCGCTGTCCGCCGGACTGGAGGAAGCCGGGATCGGCTACGTCCACCTGAAGGGGCTGGGCACGCCCAAGGAAGGCCGCGTCGCCGCCCACCAGGGCGATTTCGACCGCTTCTGGTCGATCGTCGAAGCGAAGATGCAGACTCCGGAAGCCGAGCACGATCTGAACCGCGCCGCCGCCCTGGCGCGGGAAAAGCCCGCCTGCCTGCTTTGCTTCGAGGCGTCGCCGCACCTCTGCCACCGGCTCCGCGTCGGCGAGGCGCTTCACGGCCGCTTCGGTTTCACGGTGGAGCATCTGAACCCCACCGACCTCTCCTTCTAG
- a CDS encoding GNAT family N-acetyltransferase: MHSRWYRFADLSAGTLHDMLHLRQSVLVVEQASPFPDLDGRDPVAQHLALYDGDGPAPVGYARIFGPDPATGATSFGRLALAPAWRGKDLGRRLVAECLERLVLNWPEHDVQISAQLYLERFYGSFGFRRVSGVYDDVGIDHIDMRLSR, from the coding sequence ATGCATTCCCGCTGGTACCGCTTCGCCGATCTATCCGCCGGCACCCTTCACGACATGCTCCACCTCCGCCAGAGCGTGCTGGTGGTCGAGCAGGCCTCGCCCTTCCCCGATCTGGATGGTCGCGATCCGGTTGCGCAGCATCTGGCTCTGTATGACGGCGACGGCCCGGCTCCGGTCGGCTACGCCCGTATTTTCGGCCCTGATCCGGCGACCGGCGCCACGTCCTTCGGGCGGCTGGCGTTGGCCCCGGCATGGCGCGGCAAGGACCTGGGGCGCCGGCTGGTCGCGGAGTGCCTGGAGCGGCTGGTCCTCAACTGGCCGGAGCACGACGTTCAGATCAGCGCGCAGCTTTACCTGGAGCGATTCTACGGCAGCTTCGGCTTCCGCCGCGTCAGCGGCGTTTACGATGACGTCGGCATCGACCACATCGACATGCGGCTGAGCCGTTAG
- a CDS encoding cisplatin damage response ATP-dependent DNA ligase, with protein sequence MKNFSSLIDGLVFMPARNGKIRLLADFFATTPDPDRGWALAALTESLVFHEAKPAAIRQLVATRVDPELFALSYDYVGDLAETVALIWPERPERANSLPPSMTEVVDTLRAAKRGQVMGLVEGWLDTLDSSGRFALLKLITGSLRVGVSARLAKTALAEWGKVDLGDLEECWHGLTPPYADLFAWLEGRSDRPAAGKGAGFRPLMLSHPLEEEDMAGLDPADYAAEWKWDGIRVQLAARGGERRIYSRTGDDVSGAFPDIADHMTFDAVLDGELLVARDEGDIAPFNDLQQRLNRKTVTAAMLKEFPAWVRLYDILFDGEEDLRSLPFTERRARLERWHDAVRPRRMDLSPLVPFEGWEALKGLREGSREYSIEGLMLKRKDSVYVAGRPKGPWFKWKRGALTLDTVLMYAQRGHGKRSSYYSDFTFGVWRGEELVPVGKAYFGFTDAELVELDRWVRNRTTRRYGPVREVEPGLVLEVAFDSVHPSNRHKSGLAMRFPRIHRIRWDKPAAEADRLETLQAMVVG encoded by the coding sequence GTGAAGAACTTCTCCTCCCTGATCGACGGGCTGGTCTTCATGCCGGCGCGCAACGGCAAGATCCGCCTGCTGGCGGATTTCTTCGCGACCACGCCGGACCCCGACCGCGGCTGGGCTCTGGCGGCCCTGACGGAGTCTCTGGTCTTCCACGAGGCCAAGCCGGCGGCCATCCGGCAGCTGGTCGCCACCCGCGTCGATCCCGAGCTGTTCGCCTTGTCCTACGACTATGTGGGCGACCTCGCCGAGACGGTCGCGCTGATCTGGCCGGAGCGTCCGGAGCGGGCGAACAGCCTGCCGCCCTCCATGACCGAGGTGGTGGATACGCTGCGCGCGGCCAAGCGCGGGCAGGTGATGGGGCTGGTGGAGGGCTGGCTGGACACGCTCGATTCCTCGGGCCGCTTCGCGCTGCTGAAGCTCATCACCGGCAGCCTGCGGGTGGGCGTGTCGGCGCGGCTGGCCAAGACGGCGCTGGCGGAATGGGGCAAGGTCGACCTCGGCGATCTCGAGGAGTGCTGGCACGGTCTGACCCCGCCCTACGCCGACCTGTTCGCCTGGCTGGAAGGACGGTCCGACCGGCCGGCGGCGGGAAAGGGCGCCGGCTTCCGCCCGTTGATGCTCTCCCATCCCCTGGAGGAGGAGGACATGGCCGGGCTCGATCCGGCCGACTACGCCGCGGAATGGAAATGGGACGGAATCCGCGTGCAGCTGGCGGCCCGCGGCGGCGAGCGGCGAATCTACAGCCGCACCGGCGACGACGTGTCCGGCGCTTTTCCCGACATCGCCGACCACATGACCTTCGACGCCGTGCTGGACGGCGAGTTGCTGGTCGCCCGCGACGAGGGCGACATCGCGCCCTTCAACGACCTCCAGCAGCGGCTGAACCGCAAAACGGTCACCGCCGCGATGCTCAAGGAATTTCCCGCCTGGGTGCGGCTCTACGACATCCTGTTCGACGGCGAGGAGGATCTGCGGAGCCTGCCCTTCACCGAGCGGCGCGCCCGGCTGGAGCGCTGGCACGACGCGGTGCGGCCCCGGCGGATGGATCTGTCGCCGCTGGTGCCGTTCGAGGGCTGGGAGGCGCTGAAGGGGCTGCGCGAGGGCAGCCGGGAGTACAGCATCGAAGGGCTGATGCTGAAGCGCAAGGACAGCGTCTACGTCGCCGGGCGCCCCAAGGGGCCCTGGTTCAAGTGGAAGCGCGGGGCGCTGACGCTCGACACCGTGCTGATGTACGCCCAGCGCGGCCACGGCAAGCGGTCCAGCTACTATTCGGACTTCACCTTCGGCGTCTGGCGCGGCGAGGAGCTGGTGCCGGTCGGCAAGGCCTATTTCGGCTTCACCGACGCCGAGCTGGTGGAACTCGACCGCTGGGTGCGCAACCGCACGACCCGCCGCTACGGCCCGGTGCGCGAGGTCGAGCCGGGGCTGGTGCTGGAGGTCGCCTTCGACAGCGTGCACCCGTCGAACCGCCACAAGAGCGGTCTGGCGATGCGCTTCCCGCGCATCCACCGCATCCGCTGGGACAAGCCGGCGGCGGAAGCCGACCGGCTGGAAACGCTTCAGGCGATGGTCGTCGGCTAG